The following DNA comes from Gemmatimonadota bacterium.
CAACGTGCTGCCCGAAGAGGTGGATTGTCGGTGTCACGGTCGCGCCCGTTGCGGCGAAGCGTGCCACGAGCGAATCGAGCGCGGCATCGTGCTCCGGCAACCGGCGCAAGTACGCCAACACACCGAAGTAGAACGCTCCCGGCTGCGCTGGCCCGAGCGTCGCGCGCGCCTCAGCCCATCCGGCCGCGATGGTGCCATCGGGCAGCACCGCGCCCGCGAGCGTGTAGGCGTGCTCGAAGTGGCGAACGCCGAGGGTGAGAGCATCGGGAATGCGGGTGACGCCAAAGTCGATGTGCGTGGTGATGTGCATCTTGAGCCGCGTCGCCTCGTGGAATGCCGCGACGTACTCAGGCCAGCGCAGCCGCCAGTAGAGCTTCACGTCACGGACGCCAGCGGCGTAGTCCTGGCGAATGTGGCGCACAGCGTCGAGTGAGTCCATCACCTCGGTGTGCCCCGCGAACGGCACGCGCCCAGCTTCGTGCGTCACCAGCCCGCCGCCGGAGGTGATGAAGTCAGGCGCCCACGGCACGCGCTTCTGCCACGCGAGCCGCATCGCGAGATACGCCTCGTTCCCGCCGACCTCGCGCACGGTGGTCACGCCGAACGGCAGGTAAGCATCCGCCCAGCGGTGGCGATAGCCGGTTACCGAAGCCGAATCGGTGCGGAACTTCGCGATCGCACCGCCGCCCGCTGAAATCGAATCAGGAAAGACGTAGTCGAGATGATGGTGCACATCGATGAAGCCGGGGGTGACCAGGCGGCCGTGGGCGTCGATTTCCTGCGCCCCGTGTACGGTCACACCGACGGAGTCCGGCACGACGGCGCTGATGCGATCGGCTTGCACCATAATGGTGCGGTTGAGACGGAGATCGGTCGAGTCGCCGGCGAAGAGGGTCGCGTGGCGGATGATGAGCGAGGGCGAGTCCGGTGCGCGGGAGCAGCTCGCCGTGGCGAGTAACAGCAGGGCGAGCGAAGACCCGCGTGGAGGAATCATTCGGTAGCGTTCGGAATGCAGGTGGGGGGAGTTTCAGGTTTTCGTTCCCTCAGAGGTCCTGCCCATACGACTTCGGAGGCCCCAGGCGTCGCGGCGCAATGCACCCGCCAAGTCGACGGCCCGGGGCGACAGATCTCGTCGCGGCGATCCTCTCGAGGCCATAGATGCTCGCGGGCGTCGCGTCGTGGGTGCCTCGGAGCAGCCTTGGAGGCGCCGCACACCAGCTCTACTGTCGCCAGCTCGAACCGCCGTCGGGACTCCACAGCTGCGGAGAGGCAGCCCACGGCGTGAGGCCCGGGGCGAGAGAACATGGCCAGAGGCTCCCGATCCGGGGGGCATTTGGCTAGCTTGTCTCCCGCACGGCAGGGTAGCTCAGCTGGTTAGAGCACGGCACTCATAATGCCGGGGTCGCGGGTTCGAGTCCCGCCCCTGCTATTCCACCGAAAACCGCGCCCGGTCGCGGGTGGAGCTACGGCGGCTGCGCCGCCTCGCTCGCCTTCGGCTCGAGTCCCGCCCCAGCTATTTGTGGAAAAACGCGCCTCGACGGGTTCACGCCGTCGGGGCGTTTCTGCTTACCCCTGGACCACGCCCGACACCGGGAGTCCCACGAAATCGGCCACCCGCTGCGCCGCCGCGGTGATCTCCCCCTTGGTGGCCCTGAGCTTCCCGAACGGCGCCAGCTCGATCGCCACCGACTTGGCCTTCATCACCTTCTTCCAGGTCCCCACCACCTGGCCATCGACCACGATCATCGGCCGGAAGATCCCGTTGGAACCGGGGATCACCTTGGGCGCGTGGGCCAGGTCGATCACATCCTCCCGCCCCTGATAGCCGAGGAAGAATTCGTCGAAGCCGGCGAGGAGATGGACCCCCTCGGCGAGGGAGGCGTCCGGGGTGCCGCCGTCGGTCGGGCCCCAATACTCCTTGCCGCGGAATGTCTCGGAGGCAAGCGAAGCCTTGGCCCCCTCGAGCCCCTCCCGCGCCCGCCCCATCGCGAGCCCCGCCCACCAGCCAAAGTCCTGTACCGTGCTCGGCCCGTGACTCGTGAAGTAGCGCCGGGCGAGCTCGACAAGCGCCGCATCCCCCGACAACTTCTTCGGCTTCTTCACCCATCCGTCGAGCAGCACGAAGGTCGGCTGCTTGCCGTCCATCGGTCCGTGCCCAATCACGCCGTGCAATGCCGCGTGCCAGATGATCGAGTAGTGGTGCTCAGGCACCAGCTTCACTCCGGCGCGCGTGAGCAACGCGAACATCTCCTCGCGCTGCAACCGCTGGCCATCAGCGAGCCCTTTCCGGAAGATCTCGTTGTTTCGCTCGATCATCATCGGCGTCAGTTTGAGCTCCGCCATCCGCTTCGCGACCTGCCCCATTGTCCGCTCGGCCGAAATCGCGAGCATCCAGTGCGCATCGACCGCGGGCACGAAGTGGATGGTGCCGCGCATCGGCCAGGTGCGGAGAATCTCACCCTTGGCGATGCTCGCCTCGATCGACGCCTGCGTCGAGCCGGGGACGCGCGCACCAATGCCCCAGAGCGCCTGGCCGTAGTCCTGCGCCTGCACCGCGCCGAGCGTGCGCACGACGTCGAGTGGCGTGGTGGCGGCGGCGTGGCCGATGCGTTGATGATGGAGTCGTCGGTGCGCGACGGTGAATGCGGTGGGTTTTGCTTTCATGTTGTCACCCTGAGCGCAGCGAGGGGGGTGGTAATGGAACCGCAACGATGAATTGCCCCCTCGCTGCGCTCAGGGTGACAACGCTCCCTGTCGCCCTGAACGAAGTGGGGGGCTGGAAATGGAACCGCAACGATGAATGTCCCCCTCGCTTCGCTCAGGGCGACAACGCTCCCTGTCGCCCTGAACGAAGTGAGGGGGCTGGTAATGGAACCGCAGCGATGCGTTGCCCCCTCGCTGCGCTCAGGGTGACAACTCCGTCGGTGAGCCCTGCCCCCTCGCTTCGCTCAGGGCGACTTGGAGGCAGAGTCGGGCTTGGGTGGCTTCACCGGCACGATCATGAAGCTGATCTCACCAGGACGCAGCATCCCGAACTGATCGCGCGCGACCCGTTCCTGCACGGCAGGATCGTGCTCGAGCGAATCGGCGAAGGCCTTGAGGGAATCGACCTCGCGCTGCAAGCGCAC
Coding sequences within:
- a CDS encoding septum formation initiator family protein — encoded protein: MTRARWLALAVLVLAAVFAYHGGFISTAGYRALQADEAASTIKAVRLQREVDSLKAFADSLEHDPAVQERVARDQFGMLRPGEISFMIVPVKPPKPDSASKSP
- a CDS encoding winged helix DNA-binding domain-containing protein — encoded protein: MKAKPTAFTVAHRRLHHQRIGHAAATTPLDVVRTLGAVQAQDYGQALWGIGARVPGSTQASIEASIAKGEILRTWPMRGTIHFVPAVDAHWMLAISAERTMGQVAKRMAELKLTPMMIERNNEIFRKGLADGQRLQREEMFALLTRAGVKLVPEHHYSIIWHAALHGVIGHGPMDGKQPTFVLLDGWVKKPKKLSGDAALVELARRYFTSHGPSTVQDFGWWAGLAMGRAREGLEGAKASLASETFRGKEYWGPTDGGTPDASLAEGVHLLAGFDEFFLGYQGREDVIDLAHAPKVIPGSNGIFRPMIVVDGQVVGTWKKVMKAKSVAIELAPFGKLRATKGEITAAAQRVADFVGLPVSGVVQG
- a CDS encoding amidohydrolase family protein, producing the protein MIPPRGSSLALLLLATASCSRAPDSPSLIIRHATLFAGDSTDLRLNRTIMVQADRISAVVPDSVGVTVHGAQEIDAHGRLVTPGFIDVHHHLDYVFPDSISAGGGAIAKFRTDSASVTGYRHRWADAYLPFGVTTVREVGGNEAYLAMRLAWQKRVPWAPDFITSGGGLVTHEAGRVPFAGHTEVMDSLDAVRHIRQDYAAGVRDVKLYWRLRWPEYVAAFHEATRLKMHITTHIDFGVTRIPDALTLGVRHFEHAYTLAGAVLPDGTIAAGWAEARATLGPAQPGAFYFGVLAYLRRLPEHDAALDSLVARFAATGATVTPTIHLFGQHVEATWFRSASLGAFDDSRQWTPAQRAAALHGYRRLQRLVLQLHRAGVGLAVGTDWTDPGKAVLSEMLALHDAGISMPDVLRIATWGGARAIERSEEVGKIAAGYRANLIIFDDNPIDNPRALLGRKQVIKDGVMRPE